A single genomic interval of Mycolicibacterium holsaticum DSM 44478 = JCM 12374 harbors:
- a CDS encoding nitrate/nitrite transporter gives MKTLSRARTIEHWDAEDVEAWEATGKHIAKRNLIWSIFAEHVGFSVWSIWSVMVLFMPQDVYRIDAAGKFYLVAIPTLIGAVMRIPYTVAPAKFGGRNWTMVSALLLLIPTLLTLWVMGRPEASYTTFMVIAAFAGLGGGNFASSMTNINAFYPQRLKGWALGLNAGGGNIGVPVIQLVGLLVIATVSNTAPEIVCAIYLVLIALAAVGAALFMDNLGNQRSNLSAMAEALRFKHSWVMSFLYIGTFGSFIGFSFAFGQVLQINFLAGGDSPAQASLHAAQIAFIGPLLGSVARPFGGKLSDRIGGGRVTLYTFVAMIFAAGILVAAGVLDDGTAGAATGAQMTAYVAGFILLFILSGIGNGSTYKMIPSIFEAKAQGRSGWTRSEKAAWSRSMSGALIGFAGAVGALGGVFINVVLRASYVSDAKSATNAFWVFLAFYVVCAVVTWFVFLRISTARADAGEHIGQAPAPVAAT, from the coding sequence GTGAAGACGTTGAGCCGCGCGCGCACCATCGAGCACTGGGACGCTGAGGATGTCGAGGCCTGGGAGGCCACCGGAAAACACATCGCCAAACGCAACCTGATCTGGTCGATCTTCGCCGAACACGTCGGGTTCTCGGTGTGGTCGATCTGGTCGGTGATGGTGCTGTTCATGCCGCAGGACGTCTACCGGATCGACGCGGCAGGCAAGTTCTATCTCGTCGCGATACCCACCCTGATCGGCGCCGTGATGCGGATCCCGTACACGGTTGCACCCGCCAAGTTCGGCGGCCGCAACTGGACGATGGTCAGCGCCCTGCTACTACTCATCCCGACCCTGCTGACGCTGTGGGTGATGGGGCGCCCCGAGGCGTCCTACACCACCTTCATGGTCATCGCGGCGTTCGCCGGTCTGGGCGGTGGCAACTTCGCATCATCGATGACCAACATCAACGCCTTCTACCCGCAGCGGCTCAAGGGCTGGGCGCTGGGCCTCAACGCCGGCGGCGGCAATATCGGCGTCCCAGTGATCCAACTCGTCGGTCTGCTGGTGATCGCGACGGTCAGCAACACCGCACCCGAAATCGTCTGTGCCATCTACCTTGTCCTCATCGCGCTGGCCGCGGTTGGCGCCGCGCTGTTCATGGACAACCTCGGTAACCAGCGGTCGAACCTGAGCGCGATGGCAGAGGCGTTGCGGTTCAAGCACTCCTGGGTGATGAGCTTCCTCTACATCGGCACCTTCGGGTCCTTCATCGGGTTCTCGTTCGCCTTCGGCCAGGTGTTGCAGATCAACTTCCTCGCCGGCGGCGACAGCCCGGCTCAAGCCTCGCTGCACGCGGCCCAGATCGCGTTCATCGGGCCGCTGTTGGGGTCGGTCGCCCGGCCGTTCGGCGGCAAGCTCTCCGACCGGATCGGCGGCGGCAGGGTGACGCTGTACACGTTCGTGGCGATGATCTTCGCCGCCGGAATCCTGGTCGCTGCAGGCGTGCTCGACGACGGCACCGCCGGCGCCGCCACGGGTGCCCAGATGACCGCCTACGTCGCCGGTTTCATTCTGCTGTTCATCCTGTCGGGCATCGGCAACGGCTCGACCTACAAGATGATCCCGTCGATCTTCGAGGCCAAGGCGCAGGGCCGCAGCGGGTGGACCCGCAGTGAGAAAGCGGCGTGGTCGCGCAGCATGTCCGGCGCGCTGATCGGGTTCGCAGGCGCGGTCGGCGCGCTCGGCGGCGTGTTCATCAACGTCGTACTGCGCGCCTCCTACGTCAGCGACGCGAAGTCGGCGACCAACGCCTTCTGGGTGTTCCTCGCCTTCTACGTCGTCTGCGCGGTCGTCACCTGGTTCGTGTTCCTGCGGATCTCCACCGCGCGGGCCGACGCCGGCGAGCACATCGGCCAGGCGCCGGCACCGGTGGCCGCGACTTGA
- a CDS encoding bifunctional nitrate reductase/sulfite reductase flavoprotein subunit alpha, with the protein MTEKVTRTACSYCGVGCGIEVHTRTDGESGRPVIARIAGDRLHPTNTGRLCTKGATHAEMMRADDDRLTCALMRRGEALVAASVDDAVAEAGRRLRAIVDEHGPDAVALYVSGQMSIEAQYLATKLAKGFLRTVHIESNSRLCMASAGTGFKQSLGADGPPGSYTDFDCTDLFFVIGSNMADCHPILYLRMADRLKTGAKLIVVDPRRTTTAERADLYLQITPGTDLALLNGLLHLLVENGDIDQQFIAEHTEGWETMPSFVAGYPPATVAEITGLAESDIRTAARMIADAGEWMSCWTMGLNQSTHGTANTNAICNLHLATGAICRPGSGPMSLTGQPNAMGGREMGYMGPGLPGQRAVTSAADRAFVEQQWGLAPGTIRSDVGPGTVDMFGRAADGDIKACWIICTNPVASVANRHTVIDALQRAELVITQDIYRSTATNRYADIVLPAALWAESDGVMVNSERTLTLLQRSISPPGQARPDWQLICQVAAHLGFREHFRYDSSEQIFDEIRRFANPATGYDLRGVNYARLRQTPVQWPCPPDGDARNPIRYVDRGTLRFPTPSGRARFHTRPHLDPAERADDNYPFVLNTGRLQHQWHTMTKTGRVAALNKLDNGPFVEIHPADAAGLNIAEGQPVELISRRGRAVLPAVLTERVRPGDCFAPFHWNDAHGELLTINAVTSDAVDPDSLQPEFKACAVTLRPAGPAPAARPSVAAPHPGDGPLVLWASQTGTAEAVAAGLADRLGDAHLLNMDDAKLTDLADARDVFVVTSTFGDGEPPDNGVGFWGRLASPDAPALDGIRYAVLGIGDRSYANFCGHAKSIDARFAALGATRVLDRAECEAHDAEPMRRWTDQISALLGRSPASAATVTEPFTRVDPIVVPLVRNTLLTAPTSRKEVRQFGFDISAHDVSYATGDSLGVFAENDPAVVEAWLTATGLRGGQTVEVDGTEMVLRDALTTHYDICRITPDLLGFIADHSRDAKPLRASGNKLDKWLVGRNGLDLVQQFVVHADAVDWQQVLVRLTPRSYSISSSPLVSPHEVQLTVSVVRYRGADGGPRGGVCSTYLADRAASAPVFLQRSPHFRPPPDGATPMIMIGPGTGVAPFRGFLQERRARGHTGANWLFFGEQHRRENFYYRDDFEDMARDGLLNRLDLAFSRDQAKPVYVQHKMLASGADVWRWMADGAHLYVCGDAARMAKDVDAALTTIIERHGGMSHEQAHDYKRELVAAKRYVRDVY; encoded by the coding sequence ATGACAGAGAAGGTGACGCGGACCGCGTGCTCGTACTGCGGTGTGGGCTGCGGCATCGAGGTGCACACGCGAACCGACGGTGAGAGCGGCCGACCCGTCATCGCGCGCATCGCCGGCGACAGACTGCATCCCACCAACACCGGCCGGCTGTGTACCAAAGGCGCCACGCACGCGGAGATGATGCGCGCCGACGACGACCGGTTGACCTGCGCACTGATGCGACGCGGTGAGGCGCTCGTCGCAGCCAGCGTCGACGACGCGGTCGCCGAGGCCGGGCGCCGGTTGCGCGCCATCGTCGACGAGCACGGACCCGACGCCGTCGCGCTCTACGTATCGGGCCAGATGTCGATTGAGGCACAGTATCTGGCGACCAAGCTGGCGAAAGGCTTTTTGCGCACCGTGCACATCGAGTCGAACTCCCGGCTCTGCATGGCCAGCGCAGGCACCGGGTTCAAACAGTCGCTGGGCGCCGACGGACCACCGGGGTCCTACACCGACTTCGACTGCACCGACCTGTTTTTCGTCATCGGGTCGAATATGGCCGACTGCCACCCGATCCTGTACCTGCGCATGGCCGACCGGCTGAAGACCGGCGCCAAGCTGATCGTCGTCGACCCGCGCCGCACCACCACCGCCGAACGCGCCGACCTGTACCTGCAGATCACACCGGGAACCGACCTGGCGCTGCTCAACGGCCTGCTGCACCTCCTTGTCGAAAACGGCGACATCGACCAACAGTTCATCGCCGAGCACACCGAGGGCTGGGAAACCATGCCGTCCTTCGTGGCCGGCTATCCGCCCGCCACCGTCGCCGAGATCACCGGGCTCGCCGAATCCGACATCCGCACCGCCGCCCGCATGATCGCCGATGCCGGGGAGTGGATGAGCTGTTGGACCATGGGCCTCAACCAGAGCACACACGGCACCGCGAACACCAACGCCATCTGCAACCTGCACCTGGCGACCGGCGCGATCTGCCGGCCGGGAAGCGGCCCGATGTCGCTGACCGGTCAGCCCAACGCCATGGGCGGACGCGAAATGGGTTATATGGGGCCGGGTTTGCCCGGACAGCGGGCGGTGACGTCGGCGGCCGACCGCGCGTTCGTCGAACAGCAGTGGGGGCTGGCGCCCGGCACCATCAGGTCCGACGTCGGGCCCGGCACCGTCGACATGTTCGGCCGCGCCGCCGACGGCGACATCAAGGCCTGCTGGATCATCTGCACCAACCCCGTTGCCTCCGTGGCAAACCGGCACACCGTGATCGACGCGTTGCAGCGCGCCGAGCTCGTCATCACCCAGGACATCTACCGCAGCACCGCGACCAACCGCTACGCCGACATCGTGCTGCCCGCCGCGCTGTGGGCTGAATCCGACGGTGTGATGGTCAACTCCGAACGCACCCTGACCCTGCTCCAACGGTCGATCTCCCCGCCCGGACAGGCCCGCCCCGACTGGCAGCTGATCTGTCAGGTCGCAGCGCATCTCGGTTTTCGCGAACACTTCCGGTACGACTCCAGCGAGCAGATCTTCGACGAGATACGCCGGTTCGCCAACCCGGCCACCGGATACGACCTGCGTGGCGTCAACTATGCGCGGCTGCGGCAGACCCCGGTGCAGTGGCCGTGCCCGCCCGACGGTGACGCCCGAAACCCGATCCGCTACGTCGACCGCGGCACGCTACGGTTCCCCACCCCGTCCGGGCGCGCGCGATTTCACACCCGACCGCACCTGGACCCGGCCGAACGTGCCGACGACAACTACCCGTTCGTTCTCAACACCGGTCGACTGCAGCACCAGTGGCACACCATGACCAAGACCGGCCGGGTCGCCGCGCTCAACAAGCTCGACAACGGCCCGTTCGTCGAGATCCATCCGGCCGACGCGGCCGGGTTGAACATCGCCGAAGGCCAACCCGTGGAGCTGATCTCACGACGCGGTCGCGCCGTGCTTCCCGCGGTGCTCACCGAGCGGGTGCGGCCGGGTGACTGCTTCGCACCGTTTCACTGGAACGACGCACACGGAGAACTGCTCACCATCAACGCCGTGACGAGCGACGCCGTCGACCCCGACTCGCTGCAACCGGAGTTCAAGGCGTGCGCGGTCACCCTGCGCCCGGCGGGCCCGGCGCCTGCGGCCCGCCCGTCCGTCGCGGCCCCGCATCCCGGCGACGGGCCGCTGGTGCTGTGGGCGTCGCAGACCGGTACCGCCGAGGCCGTCGCCGCCGGCCTGGCAGACCGGCTCGGTGACGCGCACCTGCTCAACATGGACGATGCGAAGCTGACGGACCTGGCCGACGCCCGCGACGTGTTCGTCGTCACCAGCACGTTCGGCGACGGCGAGCCACCCGACAATGGCGTCGGCTTCTGGGGACGCCTGGCTTCACCGGATGCCCCGGCGCTCGACGGCATCCGCTACGCGGTGCTCGGGATCGGTGACCGCTCGTATGCCAACTTCTGCGGCCACGCCAAGTCCATCGACGCCCGGTTCGCCGCGCTCGGGGCGACGCGGGTGCTCGACCGCGCCGAATGCGAAGCCCACGACGCCGAGCCGATGCGCCGGTGGACCGACCAGATCAGCGCGCTGCTCGGACGGTCACCCGCGTCAGCGGCGACGGTCACCGAGCCGTTCACCCGCGTCGACCCGATCGTCGTCCCGCTGGTGCGCAACACCCTGCTGACCGCGCCGACGTCACGAAAAGAGGTGCGCCAGTTCGGCTTCGACATCTCGGCGCATGACGTCAGCTACGCCACCGGTGACTCGCTGGGGGTGTTCGCCGAGAACGACCCCGCCGTGGTCGAGGCCTGGCTGACCGCCACCGGGTTGCGGGGCGGGCAGACCGTCGAGGTGGACGGCACCGAGATGGTCCTGCGCGACGCGCTGACCACCCACTACGACATCTGCCGGATCACCCCGGACCTGCTCGGGTTCATCGCCGACCACAGCCGCGACGCCAAACCGCTGCGCGCCTCGGGGAACAAGCTCGACAAGTGGTTGGTGGGCCGCAACGGCCTGGATCTGGTGCAGCAGTTCGTCGTGCACGCCGATGCGGTGGACTGGCAGCAAGTGCTGGTGCGGCTCACGCCGCGCAGCTACTCGATCTCGTCGAGCCCGCTGGTCAGCCCGCACGAGGTGCAGTTGACGGTGTCGGTGGTGCGCTACCGCGGCGCCGACGGCGGCCCGCGCGGCGGGGTGTGCTCGACGTATCTGGCCGACCGGGCCGCGTCGGCGCCGGTGTTCCTGCAGCGTTCGCCGCACTTCCGGCCGCCGCCGGACGGCGCGACGCCGATGATCATGATCGGGCCGGGCACCGGGGTGGCGCCGTTTCGCGGGTTTCTGCAGGAGCGCCGCGCCCGCGGGCACACCGGCGCCAACTGGCTGTTCTTCGGCGAGCAACACCGCCGCGAGAACTTCTACTACCGCGACGATTTCGAGGACATGGCCCGCGACGGGCTGCTCAACCGCCTCGACCTGGCGTTCTCCCGCGACCAGGCCAAACCGGTGTACGTCCAGCACAAGATGCTGGCCTCCGGCGCCGACGTGTGGCGGTGGATGGCCGACGGCGCGCACCTCTATGTCTGCGGGGATGCCGCCCGGATGGCCAAAGACGTCGACGCCGCGTTGACGACCATCATCGAGCGCCACGGCGGCATGTCCCACGAGCAGGCCCACGACTACAAACGCGAGCTGGTGGCCGCCAAACGCTACGTGCGTGACGTGTACTGA
- a CDS encoding M20/M25/M40 family metallo-hydrolase codes for MSPPSQAEAEVVDIVSTLIRFDTTNTGEPETTKGEAECARWVAAQLEEVGYQTEYLEAGAPGRGNVFARLEGADRTRGALMLHGHLDVVPAEPSDWRVHPFSGAVENGYVWGRGAVDMKDMCGMMIAVARHFKRAGIVPPRDIVFAFVSDEEAGGTYGCKWLVDHRPDLFAGVTEAIGEVGGFSLTIPRRDGGERTLYLIETAEKAMMWMRLTARGRAGHGSMTNDDNAVTAVAEAVAKLGRHRFPIVLSDSVEQFLAAVAEETGYTFDTNSPDIEGAIAKLGPIAKIVGATLRDTANPTMLKAGYKANVIPGTAEAVVDCRVLPGRQAAFEREVDELIGPDVTREWITNLPSYETTFDGELLEAMNAALLSVDPDARPVPYMLSGGTDAKHFAQLGIRCFGFAPLKLPPDLDFASLFHGVDERVPVDALKFGTQVLEHFLLHC; via the coding sequence GTGTCCCCTCCGTCGCAAGCCGAAGCCGAAGTGGTTGACATCGTCAGCACCCTCATCCGGTTCGACACCACCAACACCGGCGAGCCGGAAACCACCAAGGGTGAGGCCGAATGCGCCCGCTGGGTGGCCGCCCAGCTCGAAGAGGTCGGCTACCAGACCGAATACCTCGAGGCGGGGGCTCCGGGGCGGGGCAACGTGTTCGCCCGGCTCGAGGGCGCCGACCGTACGCGCGGCGCCCTGATGCTGCACGGCCACCTCGACGTCGTGCCCGCCGAACCGTCGGACTGGCGCGTGCACCCGTTCTCCGGCGCGGTCGAGAACGGCTACGTGTGGGGCCGCGGCGCGGTCGACATGAAGGACATGTGCGGGATGATGATCGCCGTCGCCCGCCACTTCAAGCGCGCGGGCATCGTGCCGCCGCGCGACATCGTCTTCGCGTTCGTCTCCGACGAGGAGGCCGGCGGCACCTACGGCTGCAAATGGCTGGTCGATCACCGCCCCGACCTCTTCGCCGGGGTGACCGAGGCCATCGGCGAGGTCGGCGGCTTCTCGCTGACCATTCCGCGCCGCGACGGCGGCGAGCGCACGCTGTACCTCATCGAGACCGCCGAGAAGGCGATGATGTGGATGCGGCTGACCGCGCGCGGGCGCGCGGGCCACGGCTCGATGACCAACGACGACAACGCCGTCACCGCCGTCGCCGAGGCGGTCGCCAAACTGGGCCGCCACCGGTTCCCGATCGTGCTGAGCGACTCGGTCGAGCAGTTCCTGGCCGCCGTCGCCGAAGAAACCGGCTACACCTTCGACACGAACTCACCCGACATCGAGGGCGCGATCGCCAAGCTCGGCCCGATCGCCAAGATCGTCGGCGCGACGTTGCGCGACACGGCCAACCCCACCATGCTCAAGGCCGGCTACAAGGCCAACGTCATCCCGGGCACCGCCGAAGCCGTGGTCGACTGCCGGGTGCTGCCCGGACGGCAGGCCGCCTTCGAACGCGAGGTCGACGAGCTCATCGGCCCCGACGTCACCAGGGAATGGATCACCAACCTGCCGTCGTATGAGACCACGTTCGACGGCGAACTGCTCGAGGCGATGAACGCCGCGCTGCTGTCCGTCGACCCCGACGCGCGCCCCGTGCCCTACATGCTGTCGGGCGGCACCGATGCAAAACACTTCGCGCAGTTGGGGATTCGGTGTTTCGGCTTCGCGCCGCTGAAATTGCCGCCGGACCTGGACTTCGCATCACTGTTCCACGGCGTCGACGAGCGGGTACCCGTCGATGCGTTGAAGTTCGGCACCCAGGTGCTCGAACATTTCCTGCTGCACTGCTGA
- a CDS encoding YbhB/YbcL family Raf kinase inhibitor-like protein, with protein MAFDYNPYDFLPKLPSFTLTSESVTDGQPLANDQVSGIMGAGGSDISPQLSWSGFPEETRSFAVTVYDPDAPTASGFWHWAVANLPATVTDLPAGVGDGSASGFPGDALTLANDAGLKRYIGAAPPAGHGVHRYFIAVHAVKVEKLEIDGDASPAYLGFNLFMNAIARAVIHGTYEQK; from the coding sequence GTGGCGTTTGACTACAACCCCTACGATTTCCTGCCCAAGCTGCCGTCGTTCACGCTGACCTCCGAGTCGGTCACCGACGGTCAGCCGCTGGCCAACGATCAGGTCAGCGGAATCATGGGGGCAGGCGGATCGGACATCTCACCGCAGCTGAGCTGGTCGGGCTTCCCCGAGGAGACCCGCAGCTTCGCCGTCACCGTCTACGATCCCGACGCGCCGACGGCCTCGGGGTTCTGGCACTGGGCGGTGGCCAACCTGCCCGCCACCGTCACCGACCTGCCCGCAGGCGTCGGCGACGGCAGCGCCAGCGGTTTCCCCGGTGACGCGCTGACCCTGGCCAACGACGCTGGCCTGAAGCGCTACATCGGCGCGGCCCCGCCCGCCGGGCACGGGGTGCACCGCTACTTCATCGCCGTGCACGCGGTGAAGGTCGAAAAGCTCGAGATCGACGGCGACGCCAGCCCGGCATACCTGGGCTTCAACCTGTTCATGAACGCGATCGCGCGCGCGGTCATCCACGGCACCTACGAACAGAAGTAG
- a CDS encoding quinone-dependent dihydroorotate dehydrogenase: MYRALRRALFLVPPERIHTWVFALLRAVTSARPTRRALTAWLAPRDPVLASTVFGVRFPGPLGLAAGFDKDGSGLNTWGALGFGYAEVGTVTAQAQPGNPAPRMFRLPEDRALLNRMGFNNHGAGELALRLARHVPDVPVAVNIGKTKATPPERAVEDYAESARLLGPLASFLVVNVSSPNTPGLRDLQAVQSLRPILAAVQAQTSTPVLVKIAPDLSDQDVDEIADLAVELGLAGIVATNTTVSRDGLRTPGVDELGPGGISGPPVARRSAEILRRLYRRVGDRLVLISVGGIETADDAWERITSGASLLQGYTGFVYGGGLWAKHIHDGIAARLHDGGFASLADAVGSAARSA; this comes from the coding sequence ATGTACCGGGCGCTGCGAAGGGCGCTGTTTCTGGTCCCGCCCGAACGCATCCACACCTGGGTGTTCGCGCTGCTGCGGGCGGTCACCTCTGCACGCCCGACGCGACGCGCGCTGACGGCCTGGCTGGCGCCCCGGGATCCGGTGCTGGCCAGCACGGTGTTCGGGGTGCGTTTCCCCGGCCCGCTCGGCCTGGCCGCGGGGTTCGACAAGGACGGCAGCGGGCTGAACACCTGGGGTGCGCTCGGGTTCGGCTACGCCGAGGTCGGCACGGTGACGGCGCAGGCCCAGCCCGGCAACCCGGCGCCGCGGATGTTCCGGCTGCCCGAGGACCGCGCGCTGCTCAACCGGATGGGGTTCAACAACCACGGCGCCGGTGAGCTGGCGCTCAGGTTGGCCCGCCATGTTCCCGACGTGCCGGTCGCGGTGAACATCGGCAAGACCAAGGCCACACCGCCCGAACGCGCGGTCGAGGACTACGCCGAAAGCGCCAGGCTGCTCGGGCCGTTGGCGTCGTTTCTGGTGGTCAACGTCAGCTCACCGAACACCCCGGGGCTGCGGGACCTGCAGGCGGTGCAGTCGTTGCGGCCCATCCTCGCGGCGGTGCAGGCGCAGACGTCGACACCGGTGCTGGTCAAGATCGCACCGGATCTGTCCGATCAGGACGTCGACGAAATCGCGGACCTGGCAGTCGAATTGGGGTTGGCAGGCATCGTGGCCACCAACACCACGGTGTCACGCGACGGGTTGCGCACCCCCGGCGTCGACGAGCTGGGGCCCGGGGGCATCTCGGGCCCGCCGGTGGCTCGTCGTTCCGCCGAGATCCTGCGCAGGCTGTACCGCCGCGTGGGCGATCGGCTGGTGCTGATCAGCGTCGGCGGCATCGAGACCGCCGACGACGCGTGGGAGCGCATCACCTCGGGCGCCTCGCTGCTGCAGGGGTACACCGGGTTCGTCTACGGCGGCGGGCTGTGGGCCAAGCACATTCACGACGGGATCGCCGCCCGCCTGCACGACGGCGGGTTCGCGTCGCTGGCTGACGCCGTCGGCTCGGCCGCACGCAGCGCGTAG
- a CDS encoding DUF5703 family protein — MSAMHRGRMPPGWDQDLSDDYEWVPLRLPPDLTRISASTRLSIEAEYRGWELTRVRLYNDGSRRVLLRRKKTPADRLGVAEQPAL; from the coding sequence ATGAGCGCCATGCACCGCGGCCGGATGCCCCCTGGTTGGGACCAGGATCTGTCCGACGATTACGAGTGGGTCCCGCTTCGGCTGCCCCCGGATCTGACCCGGATCAGCGCGTCGACCCGGCTGTCGATCGAGGCCGAGTACCGCGGTTGGGAGCTGACCAGGGTCCGGCTCTACAACGACGGCTCCCGGCGGGTGCTGCTGCGCAGGAAGAAGACGCCCGCCGACCGGTTGGGTGTCGCCGAGCAGCCCGCGCTGTGA
- a CDS encoding YncE family protein encodes MCALVLAIFSFSGCSANPVDAPPPTIPPAQPADSPPVTAAPAGVVHPLRGRAGAANFDRATDSLAVLSPGPADTSVVTVVSPTGAAREVPLPGSATAMVGDDDGRVYLATRGGYFTVELATGATTEVGVDGQQDTDFTAIARRSDGRFVLGSAKGAVYTLGSETAVSAELKIFARVDALVTQGNTAVVLDRGQTSVTTVSDDGTRAGQALRAGDGATTIVADPVGRVLVADTRGGELLVFGVDPLILRQRYPVHDAPYGLAGSSTLAWVSQTASNTVVGYDLATGIPVEKVRYRTVHQPNSLAYDERSGTLYVVSGSGAGVQVIANAGMAG; translated from the coding sequence ATTTGCGCCTTGGTGTTGGCTATTTTTTCGTTTTCGGGATGCTCGGCCAACCCGGTCGACGCGCCGCCGCCGACGATTCCTCCGGCACAGCCAGCGGACTCGCCGCCGGTCACCGCCGCGCCCGCCGGGGTGGTGCACCCGCTGCGCGGCCGTGCAGGTGCCGCAAATTTCGACCGGGCCACCGATTCGTTGGCGGTGCTCAGCCCGGGACCGGCCGACACATCGGTGGTGACGGTGGTTTCGCCGACGGGCGCCGCGCGCGAGGTGCCGCTGCCGGGTTCGGCGACGGCGATGGTCGGCGACGACGACGGCCGGGTGTATCTGGCCACCCGGGGTGGCTATTTCACGGTCGAGCTCGCGACGGGTGCGACCACCGAGGTCGGGGTGGACGGACAGCAGGACACCGACTTCACCGCGATCGCCCGCCGCAGCGACGGCAGGTTCGTGCTCGGCAGCGCCAAGGGCGCGGTGTACACCCTGGGCTCCGAGACCGCCGTCAGCGCCGAGCTCAAGATCTTCGCCCGGGTGGATGCGCTTGTCACCCAAGGCAACACGGCCGTCGTCCTGGACCGCGGACAGACCTCGGTGACCACCGTGTCCGACGACGGAACCCGGGCCGGGCAGGCGTTGCGCGCTGGTGACGGCGCGACGACGATCGTCGCCGACCCGGTCGGCCGTGTCCTGGTCGCCGACACCCGCGGCGGGGAGTTGCTGGTGTTCGGCGTCGACCCGCTGATCCTTCGCCAGCGCTATCCGGTGCACGACGCGCCCTACGGGTTGGCCGGCTCGTCGACGCTGGCCTGGGTGTCGCAGACCGCCAGCAACACGGTGGTTGGCTACGATCTGGCCACCGGCATTCCCGTCGAGAAGGTGCGATATCGAACCGTGCATCAACCGAACTCCCTGGCCTACGACGAACGGTCTGGCACCCTGTATGTGGTGTCGGGCTCGGGAGCGGGTGTGCAGGTGATCGCCAACGCGGGGATGGCCGGATGA
- a CDS encoding undecaprenyl-diphosphate phosphatase, with protein MSWLQVVVLAILQGLTEFLPVSSSGHLAIASRVFFTDDAGASFTAVTQLGTEFAVLLYFARDIGRIIKAWFAGLFAGGQRTPDYWLGWYVIIGTIPIGVFGLLFKDEIRTGARNLWAIAIALIVFSVVIAAAEYFGRQTRTIEQLTWKDAIIVGLAQCLALLPGVSRSGATISAGLFLGQNRELAARFGFLLAIPAVFASGLFSLPDAFHPVGEGMSASGAQLLVATLIAFVVGFAAVAWFLRFLVRHSMYWFVGYRIALGTVVLILLGTGVVAAT; from the coding sequence ATGTCGTGGCTGCAGGTGGTCGTACTCGCGATATTGCAGGGCCTCACCGAATTCCTGCCGGTGTCGTCGTCGGGTCACCTGGCGATCGCGTCCCGGGTGTTCTTCACCGACGACGCCGGGGCATCGTTCACCGCGGTCACCCAGCTGGGCACCGAGTTCGCCGTGCTGCTCTACTTCGCCAGGGACATCGGCCGCATCATCAAGGCGTGGTTCGCCGGGCTGTTCGCGGGCGGGCAGCGCACCCCTGACTACTGGCTGGGGTGGTACGTCATCATCGGCACCATCCCGATCGGCGTGTTCGGCCTGCTGTTCAAGGATGAAATCCGAACGGGCGCAAGGAATCTGTGGGCGATCGCGATCGCGTTGATCGTGTTCTCGGTCGTCATCGCCGCCGCCGAGTACTTCGGACGACAGACACGCACGATCGAACAGCTCACCTGGAAGGACGCCATCATCGTGGGGCTGGCGCAGTGCCTGGCGCTGCTGCCCGGCGTGTCCCGCTCGGGCGCGACGATCAGCGCCGGGTTGTTCCTCGGGCAGAACCGTGAGCTCGCGGCCCGCTTCGGCTTCCTGCTGGCGATCCCGGCGGTGTTCGCCTCGGGCCTGTTCTCGTTGCCCGACGCGTTTCATCCCGTCGGGGAGGGGATGAGCGCCAGCGGAGCCCAGTTGCTGGTCGCGACGCTGATCGCGTTCGTCGTCGGCTTCGCCGCGGTGGCGTGGTTCCTGCGGTTCCTGGTCCGCCACAGCATGTACTGGTTCGTCGGGTACCGGATCGCGCTCGGCACCGTGGTGCTGATCCTGCTCGGCACGGGCGTGGTGGCCGCCACATGA